A stretch of DNA from Streptomyces xanthii:
CCGGGTGGTCTGGATGAACCAGGTGCACGGGCCCGACGTCGAGGTGGTGGACGGGCCCTGGGGCCCGGACGCCGACATTCCGTGCGTCGACGCGATCGTGACCGTGCGGCGCGGGCTCGCCCTCGCCGTGCTCACCGCGGACTGCACACCCGTCCTGCTCGCCGACCCGGTCGCCGGTGTCGTTGCCGCCGCACACGCGGGGCGCCCCGGCATGATCGCCGGAGTCGTCCCCGCCGCGGTCGGCGCGATGGTGCGGCTCGGCGCGGACCCGGACCGGATCGTGGCCCGCACCGGACCCGCGGTCTGCGGGCGGTGTTACGAAGTCCCGGCCGAGATGCGCGCGGACGTCGCGGCGGTGGAACCCGCGGCGTACGCCGAGACCAGTTGGGGCACCCCGGCCGTCGACGTGACCGCCGGTGTGCACGCGCAACTGGAGCGGCTGGGGGTGCGCGACCGCGAGCAGTCGCCGGTGTGCACCCTCGAATCGCACGACCACTTCTCCTACCGCCGCGACAAGGCCACCGGCCGGCTCGCCGGCTACGTCTGGCTGGACTGATACGACATGACGGACCTTCAGGGACCTTCGGACCTCCAGGGCCGAGAGGCCGAACTCGCCTCGAACCTGGCGGCGGTGGAGGAACGTATCTCTGCCGCGTGCGCGGCCGCCGGTCGCAAGCGCGAGGACGTGACCCTGATCGTGGTCACCAAGACCTACCCCGCGAGCGACGTGCGGATCCTGTCCGGGCTCGGCGTACGGCACGTGGCCGAGAACCGCGACCAGGACGCCGCCCCCAAGGCCGCGGAATGTGCGGATCTGCCCCTCACATGGCACTTCGTCGGCCAGTTGCAGACCAACAAGGTCCGTTCCGTGGTCGGTTATGCCGGTCTGGTGCAGTCCGTCGACCGCGCGAAGCTCGTCACGGCCCTGTCCAAGGAGGCCGTGCGGGCCGAGCGCGAGCTGGGCTGTCTGATCCAGGTCGCGCTCGACGCCGAGGAGGACGGGCGCGGTGAGCGCGGCGGCGTGGGAGTGGGGGGAGTGGAGGAACTGGCCGCTCGCGTGGCCGAGGCCCCGGGGCTGCGGCTCGACGGTCTGATGACGGTCGCGCCGCTCACGGGGGCCTACGCGGGGCGGCAACAGGCGGCGTTCGAGCGGCTCATGGATTTGTCGACTCACCTGCGCGTGGCCCATCCGGCTGCGAACATGGTGTCGGCAGGGATGAGTTCGGACCTCGAAGAGGCTGTGGCGGCCGGAGCGACACATGTGCGCGTCGGTACGGCGGTCCTCGGAGTCCGACCCAGGCTCGGGTAACGTCGCCAAGAAGTCGGACCACAGCAGAAAATATGGTCATTCTCGCTGATGGGCGGGGAGATCGCGTGGATCGCGGGCACATTGGTTGACGTCAGCCTCAGCCGATCCACCACAGAGCGGAGGACTCAGAGCATGGCCGGCGCGATGCGCAAGATGGCGGTCTACCTCGGCCTCGTGGAGGACGATGGGTACGACGGCCGGGGGTTCGACCCCGACGACGACTTCGAGCCCGAGCTCGACCCCGAGCCCGAGCGTGACCGCCGACGGCACGAGCCGTCGCACTCGTCACACAACTCCCGCCCGGCAGAAGCGGACGAATCGGTACGAGTGGTGCAGGCCCCCGCGCCGCGCGAGCCGGTGCGCCAGCCCGCGTCGCTGACCGCCGATTCCGGACGTCCGGCGCGAATCGCCCCCGTGGCATCCATCACACCTGAACGTCAGAGCCTGGAGAAGAACGCACCGGTGATCATGCCCAAGGTCGTGTCCGAGCGGGAGCCGTACCGCATCACCACGCTGCACCCGCGGACCTACAACGAGGCCCGTACCATCGGGGAACACTTCCGCGAGGGCACTCCGGTGATCATGAATCTGACGGAGATGGACGACACCGACGCGAAGCGACTTGTCGACTTTGCGGCCGGTCTGGTGTTCGGTCTGCACGGGAGCATCGAGCGGGTGACTCAGAAGGTGTTCCTGTTGTCGCCTGCTAACGTCGATGTCACGGCGGAGGACAAGGCCCGCATCGCAGAGGGCGGGTTCTTCAACCAGAGCTGAGACGCAGCACTAGTTCAACGGCTAGCTATGTACTAGTCACGAGGCACGAGACACAGGGGAGAGGGAACCACCGACATGGGCGTGGTTTTGGATGTGGTCTACATCGCGCTGATGTGTTTCCTCATCGTGCTGATCTTCCGGCTGGTCATGGACTACGTCTTCCAGTTCGCCCGCTCGTGGCAACCCGGCAAGGCGATGGTGGTCGTTCTGGAGGCCACCTACACTGTCACTGATCCACCGCTCAAGCTTCTGCGGCGGTTCATTCCGCCGCTGCGTCTCGGGGGCGTGGCGCTCGACCTGTCCTTCTTCGTACTGATGATCATCGTCTACATCCTGATCTCCGTCGTGAGCCGGCTGTGAGCACGATGTCAATTACGGTCTTGCCGAATGCCGACGACAACGTTGAGGTGAAGAGATGCCGTTGACCCCCGAGGACGTGCGGAACAAGCAGTTCACGACCGTCCGCCTCCGAGAAGGCTATGACGAGGACGAGGTCGATGCCTTCCTCGATGAGGTCGAAGCCGAACTGACCCGTCTCCTTCGTGAGAACGAGGACCTGCGCGCCAAACTCGCCGCAGCCACCCGTGCCGCTGCACAGAACCAGCAGCAGGGCGGCATGCGCAAGGGCCCCGGTGGCCCCGAGGGCCAGGGCGGTCCGCAGGACCAGCAGGGTCCGCCGCAGGGTATGCGCGGTCCCGGCGCCCCCGTGCCCGCCGGCATATCGGGCCCGCCGCAGCAGCAGATGGGTGGCCCCATGGGCGGCCCCCCGCAGCTGCCGAGCGGTGCCCCGCAGCTTCCGGCCGGTCCCGGTGGCCACGGTCCGCAGGGACCTGGCCCGCAGGGTCCCGGTCCGATGGGCCAGGGCCCGGGTCCGATGGGCCAGGGTCAGCTCGGCCAGGGTCAGCTCGGTGGTCCCCAGGGACAGCTGAGCGGCCCGATGGGCGGCCCGATGGGCGGCCACGGCGGTCCCCCGCAGATGCAGCAGCCCGGCCAGGGTCCCGGTGGCGACAGCGCCGCGCGTGTCCTCTCGCTGGCCCAGCAGACCGCCGACCAGGCGATCGCCGAGGCCCGCTCCGAGGCGAACAAGATCGTCGGCGAGGCCCGCAGCCGCGCCGAGGGTCTCGAGCGTGACGCCCGTGCCAAGGCCGACGCCCTGGAGCGGGACGCGCAGGAGAAGCACCGCGTCGCGATGGGCTCCCTGGAGTCCGCTCGCGCCACGCTGGAGCGCAAGGTCGAGGACCTGCGCGGCTTCGAGCGCGAGTACCGCACGCGTCTGAAGTCCTACCTGGAGTCGCAGCTGCGTCAGCTGGAGAGCCAGGGCGACGAGTCGCTGGCCCCGCCGCGCAACCCGGCCGCCGCGTCGTTGCCGCCGTCCCCGGCGCCGTCGATGGCTCCGGCCGGTGCGGGTGCCCCGTCCTACGGTGGCAACCAGACCATGGGCGGCAACCCGCCGGCCGGTGGTCCGTCCTACGGCGGCCAGCAGCAGATGTCGCCCGCGATGACGCAGCCGATGGCGCCGGTGCGGCCGCAGGCCCCGCAGCCGATGCAGCAGGCTCCGTCGCCGATGCGCGGTTTCCTCATCGACGAGGACGACAACTAAGCGGCGCCCCGCGCGCCTGAGAAGGCGTCGGCGTTCATTCAGGCCCTGGCCCGGATCGTTTCTGCGATCCGGGCCAGGGCCTTTTCCGCTCCGCTCGGGGTGGGAGTTCATGTGTGCTCGCGCACAAAACGCCGAAGGGCCGGCCCCGCCGGATTTCTCTGGCGGGGCCGGCCCTTCGGGCTGTGCCGGGTGTGATCTACGCCTTCTTGAGGCGGAACTCCAGGCTCAGACCCTCGTCCGTGAACGGCTCGCCGTAGGTGGCGTCCGCCTCACCCGCGGAGAAGTCCGTGGCCAGGACCTCGTCCGCGATCAGGCCCGAGTGCTCGGCCAGGGCCGCGGTCACCGCCGGGTCCGTGGACGACCAGCGCAGGGCGATCCGGTCGGCGACGTCGAGGCCGCTGTTCTTGCGGGCCTCCTGGATCAGCCGGATCGCGTCACGGGCCAGGCCGGCCTGTCGCAGCTCCTCGGTGATCTCCAGGTCGAGGGCCACGGTGGCGCCGGAGTCCGAGGCCACGGACCAGCCCTCGCGCGGGGTCTCCGTGATGATGACCTCGTCCGGGGCCAGAGCGACCGTCTCGCCCTCGATCTCGACCGTCGCGGTGCCCTCGCGCAGCGCCAGGGACAGCGCGGCGGCGTCGGCGGCGGCCACGGCCTTCGCGACGTCCTGGACGCGCTTGCCGAAGCGCTTGCCGAGCGCCCGGAAGTTCGCCTTGGCCGTCGTGTCGACCAGCGAGCCGCCCACCTCGGACAGCGAGGCCAGCGAGCTGACGTTCAGCTCCTCGGTGATCTGCGCGTGCAGCTCCGGGGACAGCGCCTCGAAGCCGGACGCCGCGACGAGTGCCCGCGACAGCGGCTGACGGGTCTTGACGCCCGACTCCGCGCGCGTGGCGCGGCCCAGCTCGACGAGCCGGCGCACGAGCGCCATCTGCGTCGACAGCGTCGGGTCGATCGCCGCGGTGTCCGCCTCGGGCCACGAGGACAGGTGCACCGACTCCGGCGCGTCCGGCGTCACCGGCACGACCAGGTCCTGCCAGACCCGCTCCGTGATGAACGGCGTGAGCGGCGCCATCAGCTGAGTGACCGTCACGACCACGTCGTGCAGGGTGCGCAGCGCGGCCTTGTCGCCCTGCCAGAAGCGACGGCGCGAGCGGCGCACGTACCAGTTCGACAGGTCGTCGACGAAGGCCGACAGGAGCTTGCCGGCACGCTGGGTGTCGTACGCCTCCAGGGCCTTGGTGACCTCGTCCGTGAGCTGGTGCAGCTCGGACAGCAGCCAGCGGTCCAGGACACCGCGGTCGGCCGGGGCCGGATCCGCGGCGCTGGGCGCCCAGTTCGACGTACGGGCGTACAGGGCCTGGAAGGCCACCGTGTTCCAGTACGTGAGGAGCGTCTTGCGGACGACCTCCTGGATGGTGCCGTGGCCGACGCGGCGCGCCGCCCACGGGGAGCCGCCGGCGGCCATGAACCAGCGTACGGCGTCCGCGCCGTGCTGGTCCATCAGCGGGATCGGCTGCAGGATGTTCCCCAGGTGCTTGGACATCTTGCGGCCGTCCTCGGCCAGGATGTGGCCGAGGCACACGACGTTCTCGTAGGAGGACTTGTCGAAGACCAGGGTGCCGACGGCCATCAGCGTGTAGAACCAGCCACGGGTCTGGTCGATGGCCTCGGAGATGAACTGGGCCGGGTACCGGCTCTCGAACAGCTCCTTGTTCTTGTACGGGTAGCCCCACTGCGCGAACGGCATCGAGCCCGAGTCGTACCAGGCGTCGATCACCTCGGGCACGCGCACCGCGTCGAGGGAGCAGCCCTCGGTGGTGCAGGTGAAGGTGACGTCGTCGATGTACGGGCGGTGCGGGTCGAGCGAGGACTGGTCGGTGCCGGTCAGCTCGGAGAGCTCCGCGCGGGAGCCGACGCAGGTGAGGTGGCCCTCCTCGCAGCGCCAGATGGGCAGCGGGGTGCCCCAGTAGCGGTTGCGGGACAGCGCCCAGTCGATGTTGTTGCTCAGCCAGTCGCCGAAGCGGCCGTGCTTGACCGTGTCAGGGAACCAGTTCGTCTTCTCGTTCTCCTCGAGAAGGCGGTCCTTGACGGCCGTCGTCCTGATGTACCAGGACGGCTGCGCGTAGTAGAGCAGCGCCGTGTGGCAGCGCCAGCAGTGTGGGTAGCTGTGCTCGTACGGGACGTGCAGGAACAGCAGGCCGCGCGCGTCCAGGTCCGCGGTGAGCGCCTCGTCGGCCTTCTTGAAGAAGACGCCGCCGACCAGCGGGACGTCGGCCGCGAAGGTGCCGTCGGGCTGCACCGGGTTGACCACCGGCAGTCCGTACGCGCGGCAGACCTTGAGGTCGTCCTCACCGAACGCGGGGGACTGGTGGACCAGACCCGTACCGTCCTCGGTCGTCACGTACTCGGCGTTGACCACATAGTGGGCTTCCGCCGGGAACTCCACGAGCTCGAACGGACGTTGGTACTTCCAGCGCTCCATCTCCGCGCCGGTGAAGGACTCGCCGGTCGTCTCCCAGCCCTCGCCGAGCGCCTTGGCGAGGAGCGGCTCGGCGACGACGAGCTTCTCCTCGCCGTTCGTCGCCACGACGTAGCGGACCTCGGGGTGCGCGGCGACCGCCGTGTTGGACACCAGGGTCCAGGGGGTCGTCGTCCAGACCAGGAGCGAGGCCTGGCCGGCCAGCGGACCGGAGGTGAGGGGGAAACGGACGTAGACCGACGGGTCCACGACCGTCTCGTAGCCCTGCGCGAGCTCGTGGTCCGACAGGCCCGTGCCGCAGCGCGGGCACCAGGGGGCGACGCGGTGGTCCTGGACCAGCAGGCCCTTGTTGAAGATCTCCTTCAGCGACCACCAGACGGACTCGACGTACTCCGGGTCCATCGTCCGGTACGCGTCGTCGAGGTCGACCCAGTAACCCATGCGGGTCGTCAGCTCGGTGAAGGCGTCGGTGTGCCGGGTCACGGACTCGCGGCACTTCGCGTTGAACTCCGCGATGCCGTACGCCTCGATGTCCTTCTTGCCGCTGAAGCCGAGCTCCTTCTCGACCGCCAGCTCCACCGGGAGGCCGTGGCAGTCCCAGCCCGCCTTGCGCCCCACGTGGTAGCCGCGCATCGTGCGGAAGCGGGGGAAGACGTCCTTGAAGACGCGGGCCTCGATGTGGTGGGCGCCCGGCATGCCGTTGGCCGTGGGCGGGCCCTCGTAGAACACCCACTCGGGGCGCCCTTCGGACTGCTCCAGGGTCTTGGCGAAGATCTTCTGCTCGCGCCAGAAGTCGAGCACGGCGTGCTCGAGGGCGGGCAGGTCGACCTGGGCGGGCACCTGGCGGTACTGCGTCATCAGTCTTCCTCCGGCGGACGTGCTTCTCTCCGTCGGAGGGACGAGAGCCTGTGTGCTGTACGCCGTGTGCGGCGCGCTCCCGCGGTACCACCCTCCTTGGCCCGCTGCGGCGCCGGTACGCGCCTCGGTGGGCCCCCTCATTGGGTTCGC
This window harbors:
- the pgeF gene encoding peptidoglycan editing factor PgeF codes for the protein MIGQRDTVSGAHFAFTDRWGGVSAAPYAELNLGGAVGDDPAAVLRNRELAARELGLEPGRVVWMNQVHGPDVEVVDGPWGPDADIPCVDAIVTVRRGLALAVLTADCTPVLLADPVAGVVAAAHAGRPGMIAGVVPAAVGAMVRLGADPDRIVARTGPAVCGRCYEVPAEMRADVAAVEPAAYAETSWGTPAVDVTAGVHAQLERLGVRDREQSPVCTLESHDHFSYRRDKATGRLAGYVWLD
- a CDS encoding YggS family pyridoxal phosphate-dependent enzyme — protein: MTDLQGPSDLQGREAELASNLAAVEERISAACAAAGRKREDVTLIVVTKTYPASDVRILSGLGVRHVAENRDQDAAPKAAECADLPLTWHFVGQLQTNKVRSVVGYAGLVQSVDRAKLVTALSKEAVRAERELGCLIQVALDAEEDGRGERGGVGVGGVEELAARVAEAPGLRLDGLMTVAPLTGAYAGRQQAAFERLMDLSTHLRVAHPAANMVSAGMSSDLEEAVAAGATHVRVGTAVLGVRPRLG
- a CDS encoding cell division protein SepF, whose amino-acid sequence is MAGAMRKMAVYLGLVEDDGYDGRGFDPDDDFEPELDPEPERDRRRHEPSHSSHNSRPAEADESVRVVQAPAPREPVRQPASLTADSGRPARIAPVASITPERQSLEKNAPVIMPKVVSEREPYRITTLHPRTYNEARTIGEHFREGTPVIMNLTEMDDTDAKRLVDFAAGLVFGLHGSIERVTQKVFLLSPANVDVTAEDKARIAEGGFFNQS
- a CDS encoding YggT family protein translates to MGVVLDVVYIALMCFLIVLIFRLVMDYVFQFARSWQPGKAMVVVLEATYTVTDPPLKLLRRFIPPLRLGGVALDLSFFVLMIIVYILISVVSRL
- a CDS encoding DivIVA domain-containing protein, encoding MPLTPEDVRNKQFTTVRLREGYDEDEVDAFLDEVEAELTRLLRENEDLRAKLAAATRAAAQNQQQGGMRKGPGGPEGQGGPQDQQGPPQGMRGPGAPVPAGISGPPQQQMGGPMGGPPQLPSGAPQLPAGPGGHGPQGPGPQGPGPMGQGPGPMGQGQLGQGQLGGPQGQLSGPMGGPMGGHGGPPQMQQPGQGPGGDSAARVLSLAQQTADQAIAEARSEANKIVGEARSRAEGLERDARAKADALERDAQEKHRVAMGSLESARATLERKVEDLRGFEREYRTRLKSYLESQLRQLESQGDESLAPPRNPAAASLPPSPAPSMAPAGAGAPSYGGNQTMGGNPPAGGPSYGGQQQMSPAMTQPMAPVRPQAPQPMQQAPSPMRGFLIDEDDN
- the ileS gene encoding isoleucine--tRNA ligase, with protein sequence MTQYRQVPAQVDLPALEHAVLDFWREQKIFAKTLEQSEGRPEWVFYEGPPTANGMPGAHHIEARVFKDVFPRFRTMRGYHVGRKAGWDCHGLPVELAVEKELGFSGKKDIEAYGIAEFNAKCRESVTRHTDAFTELTTRMGYWVDLDDAYRTMDPEYVESVWWSLKEIFNKGLLVQDHRVAPWCPRCGTGLSDHELAQGYETVVDPSVYVRFPLTSGPLAGQASLLVWTTTPWTLVSNTAVAAHPEVRYVVATNGEEKLVVAEPLLAKALGEGWETTGESFTGAEMERWKYQRPFELVEFPAEAHYVVNAEYVTTEDGTGLVHQSPAFGEDDLKVCRAYGLPVVNPVQPDGTFAADVPLVGGVFFKKADEALTADLDARGLLFLHVPYEHSYPHCWRCHTALLYYAQPSWYIRTTAVKDRLLEENEKTNWFPDTVKHGRFGDWLSNNIDWALSRNRYWGTPLPIWRCEEGHLTCVGSRAELSELTGTDQSSLDPHRPYIDDVTFTCTTEGCSLDAVRVPEVIDAWYDSGSMPFAQWGYPYKNKELFESRYPAQFISEAIDQTRGWFYTLMAVGTLVFDKSSYENVVCLGHILAEDGRKMSKHLGNILQPIPLMDQHGADAVRWFMAAGGSPWAARRVGHGTIQEVVRKTLLTYWNTVAFQALYARTSNWAPSAADPAPADRGVLDRWLLSELHQLTDEVTKALEAYDTQRAGKLLSAFVDDLSNWYVRRSRRRFWQGDKAALRTLHDVVVTVTQLMAPLTPFITERVWQDLVVPVTPDAPESVHLSSWPEADTAAIDPTLSTQMALVRRLVELGRATRAESGVKTRQPLSRALVAASGFEALSPELHAQITEELNVSSLASLSEVGGSLVDTTAKANFRALGKRFGKRVQDVAKAVAAADAAALSLALREGTATVEIEGETVALAPDEVIITETPREGWSVASDSGATVALDLEITEELRQAGLARDAIRLIQEARKNSGLDVADRIALRWSSTDPAVTAALAEHSGLIADEVLATDFSAGEADATYGEPFTDEGLSLEFRLKKA